GCCTGGACCGGCCCGACGTGGTCGGTTACTCGCTGGGTGGCGGGGTGGCCCTGCAGGTGGCGATCCGGCATCCGGAGCGGGTGCGCCGGCTGGTCCCGATCTCGGCGGCGATCGCCCGGCGCGCGATGTACCCGGACATCCTGGCCCAGCAGGAGCAGATGGGCGCGGCGGCCGCCGCGTTCCTCGAGGACACCCCGATGTACGCGCTGTACCAGCGGGTCGCGCCCCGGCCGGAGGACTTCCCGCGCCTGCTCGACAAGATCGGCGCGGCGATGGCCGCCGACTTCGACCTCACCGAGCAGGTACGCGGGTTGCGAATGCCCACGCTGGTGGTGGCGGCGGACGCCGACATGGCCCCGCCCAGCCATTTCGTCGAGGTGTTCGGGCTGCTCGACGGTGGCCGGCGGGACGGCGGCTGGGGTGGCGAGGGACGGCCGAAGGGTGGGCACGCGCTGGCCCTGCTGCCCGGGCTCACCCACTACGACATCTGCGTGTCGCCGCTGCTCGCCACGGTGGTCCTCGACTTCCTCGCCAAGGACTGAGCGATGCGCCGGGCGGTGACCCGCGGTCACCGCCCGGCGCGCCGGTCAGGACAGCGTCTTGGCGAAGTGTTCGAGGGACTCGCCGATCAGTGGCGCCAGGTCGGCCCCGGTGAAGCAGTGGTCCGCCCCGGGAATGATCCGCAGGGTCACCGGCGCGCTCAGCGCCGCCAGCCGGTCGTACAGCTCCTCGCTCTGCGCGGCGGGCACCACCCGGTCGTCGGCGCCGTGCATCAGCAGGATCGGCGGGGTGTCCCCGGAGACGTAGGTGACCGGGCTGGCCGCCGCCGACTCGTTCGGCAGTGTCTGCACCGGGCCGCCGACCAGCAGACTCTCCGGGGCGTCCGGCGCGTCGTGGTCCTGGACGCCCTCCGGGTGGCTCTGCGCGGCCATGCTCAGGAGATTGCCCGGGGCGTACCAGAGGACCGCCGACTGCACCGCGTCCGAGACGCCCAGTATCCCGTTGCGCCCGGCCAGCGCGGGATCCGGATCGTCACCGGTCAGGGCGACGAGCGAGGCCAGGTGGCCGCCGGCCGACTCGCCCCAGACGCCGAACCGGGCCGGGTCCAGGCCCAGGTCGCCGGCGTACTCCCGCAGCCAGCGCACCGCCGCCTTGACGTCGTGCAGCTGGGCCGGGAAGCACGCCTCGCGGCTGAACCGGTAGGTCACCCGGGCCACGGCGAACCCGGCCGCGAGGATCCGGGTGGTGATGTCGCCGGGGGCCAGCCGCGGTCCGTCGCTCTTGTTGCTGCCGAACAGCCAGGCGCCACCGTGGATCCAGATGATCAGTGGGCTGGGCCGCTCGACGGCCACCGGGCGGAACAGGTCCAGGGTCAGCGGCCGGAAGCCGGGGACCTCTGCCACCACGACATCCCGCCAGCCGACCCGGTCACCTTCGGCGACGGGCGTGGGCGGTGCATATCGCTGCGGTTCGTTGAATTGTGCGGTCACGACCTCACCTCGTACCAGAAATGTCCTCGGAGCCAGGGCCGGAAACTGTGCGGGGTACCGGAAAGATGCCGCCGGCCTGGGCAAATGCGAGACGCGGAGCGCCACATTCTTTTTCGGTACACGGGCTTTTTCGGTACGCGGGCCCGCCCCGGCCGCGCGGTGGGCATGCGCCCCGTCGCCACCGCCCACGGTACGGCGCCGCCGGCGCACCCATCGACGTTGGTCTCCATCCGCCACCGCAGCACCGTGACAAAACGGAAATGTCGGTTTAAAGCACGTCACGGGTGTGTCACCGGGTCGTTGATCGTGAGCGTGGATACGACGACGCGACTGGTGAAGGTCATGTACATCGCCGGGTGGGGCCGGAGCGGCACCACCATCGTCGACAACATCCTCAACAGCTACGACGGCGTGTTCTCCACCGGCGAGCTGTTCTACCTCTGGAGCCGCGGCCTCCTCGAGGGGCGCAAATGCGGATGTGGTGTGACGCTTCCCCGCTGCGCGTTGTGGGGTGACATTCTCGACGTCGCTTTCGGGGCCGATCGGCCGGATCCGCGACGCGTCGCCCAGCTCCAGCGGCAGGCGATCCGGGTGCGGCACACCCCGGCGCTCACCGGCCCGGTCGCCGGCCCGGAGGCGGAGGAGTACCGGCAGGTCACCCACCGGCTCTACGGCGCGATCGCCGAGGTCACCGGAGCGCGGCTGATCATCGACTCGTCGAAGATCCCGTCGGCGGCCGCGCTGCTGCCCGGGATGTCCGGCGTGCGGCCCTACCTGCTGCACATGATCCGCGACCCGCGGGCTGTCACCCACTCCTGGATGCGTACGGTTCCGCAGGTGGACCGGAGGAAGCCGGCCATGATGCACCGCGAGGCGCCGGCCGCCAGCACCATGCACTGGCTGATCCGCAACGCGCTCGCCGAGCGGCTGGCCGGCGCGTACGACGGGCGGTACCGGCTGCTGCGGTACGAGGACTTCGTGGCCGAGCCGCGCGCGACGATCGAGGGCCTGCTGGACTTCGCCGGGGTGGACGCCGGCGGCGGTCCGTTCCTCGACGACGCCACGGTGCGGCTGGCGGTGAACCATACGATCGCCGGCAACCCGGGACGGTTCCGGACCGGTGAGGTGGCGCTGCGGGTGGACGACCGGTGGCGCCGGGAGCAGACCGCCGGACCGCGACTGACCGCCACCGCGCTCGCGCTTCCCCTGCTGCACCGGTACGGGTACCGCGCTCGGACGAGCCGGCCCAACCGACCGGCTCGGGGCGGTTCGCCGACCGTACCGGAGTTCTCGAAACTCTCCTGACCGGACGTCGCGGAAACGGGAGCGGCGGTTCCTCGCCACCGCACTGCCGCCGGGCGGAGATGCCCGGCGGCCATTTCTTTGTCAGCGTTTCGCGGACGATTCTCCGGAATTCTCAGATCCGCCTCAGGAAATGCTGGGAACGATGTGGAAACTCGCAGTGGCGTGCCGGCGGGCGAACTCCGGTCACGGCGGTGGGCGGTGGTCCGCCTGGGCGCGATGGCGCCGGCCGATGGTTGTTCGCCGGATATCCCCCGGTCGCCGGGGTGGTGGCGCCGGCGGGGGAGTCGTTGGTCACGGGCTGGGCGCGAGGCCGCCGGGTCGCCGGGTCCGCTGATTAGTCTTGGGCTGATCAAGTGTGGGCCCGGCCGGTGCCGCACGGCCGCCTCCGGGCCGCCGTGGCGCGCCGGCCGGGCCGGTGAGTGACCGGGGAGTTCGGATGCGGTACGTCGCGATCGGGGACAGCTTCACCGAGGGGATGGGCGACACCCAGCCGGACGGGAGCGAGCGGGGCTGGGCCGACCTGGTCGCCGCCGGCCTGGCCGCCGGGCTGGGCGAGCCGATCCAGTACGCGAACCTGGCGATCCGCGGCCGGCTGCTGCACCCGATCGTCACCGAGCAGCTGGACGCCGCGCTCGCCCTCGACCCGAAACCCACGCTGCTGTCGCTGAACGGCGGCGGCAACGACATGATGCGGCCCGGCGGGGACCTGAAGACGCTCGTCGAGATGACCGAGCGGGCGATCCGGCGGTGCCTGGACGAGGGCGTACGGGTGCTGCTGCTCTCCGGCGCCGACCCGTCCGGGCGGCTGCCGCTGGGCGGCTCGATGCGGCGCAAGGGTGAGGCGCTGACCGCGGCCGTCGCGCCGTTCGCGAAGCGGTACGAGTTGACCTTCGTCGACGTCTTCCACGACCGGGAGATCCAGCGGGCCGGGTACTGGTCGGCGGACCGGCTGCACCTGAACGCGAACGGGCACCGGCGGGTGGCGAGCCTGGTGCTGAGCGCGCTCGGGCACCCGACGCCGGCGCACGTGATCGATCCCGGTCCGGCGGGGCGGGGCGGCTTGCTGGCGGAGGCGCGGTACTACCGGGAGCACGTGCTGCCGTGGGTCCAGCGGCGGCTGCGCGGGCAGTCCTCCGGCGACAACCGGACCGGGAAGTACACCGACTGGATCTCGGTCCCGGTGACCCAGCCGGCCGGTGGCTGAGGGTTCGGTCCCATGCCGGGGCACTGCCGCATGCGGTCCGCACCGCGGCGGACCCGCGTACCCGAAGAATTTGATCTTGATCGGTAAGCGACAGGCCCGCCGCTGGTGACCGGCGGCGGGCCGTCCGAGGATCAGACGAAGACGACCATCGAGGACCGGGCGAAGACGCTCAGGCGAAGACGATCGTGTGGTTCTCGTGGCGGATCACGCGGTCCTCGGAGTGCCAGCGGACCGCGCGGGAGAGCACGGCGCGCTCCACGTCGGCGCCTCGGCGCTGCAGGTCGCGGACCGTGTCGGCGTGCGAGACGCGGATGACGTCCTGCTCGATGATGGGGCCCTCGTCCAGGTCCTCGGTGACGTAGTGGGCGGTCGCGCCGACCAGCTTGACGCCGCGCTGCTTGGCCTTGGCGTAGGGGCCGGCGCCGATGAACGACGGCAGGAAGCTGTGGTGGATGTTGATGATCGGGACGCCGACGCGCTCGATGAAGTCGCCGGAGAGGATCTGCATGTAGCGGGCCAGCACGATGAAGTCGACGTTGCCCTGGAGCAGCCGCAGGTGCTGCGCTTCGGCGGCGGATTTGTCCGGGCCGGCGGACGGCACGTGGAAGAACGGGACGCCGAAGAAGCGCACCTCGTCGGCGGTGTCCGGGTGGTTGGAGATGACCATCGCGACGTTGACCGGCAGCTCGCCGCGGCGGTGGCGCCAGAGCAGGTCGAGCAGGCAGTGGTCGTCCTTGGAGGCGAAGATCGCCACGCGCTTGGGCTGCGACAGGTCGCGCAGCGTGTACTCCAGCTCGAAGCCCTCGGCCAGCTTGGCGCGCAGGTCCAGCTCGACCTGCGGGAGCCGGGCCTTGAGGTGGTCCAGCGCGAAGACGGTCCGCTGGAAGAACGCCCCGCCGTGCGGGTTGTCGGAGTACTGGTCGAGCGAGACGATGTTGGCGTCGTGCTTGCCGAGCACGGCGCTGATCGCCGCGACGATGCCGGTGCGGTCCTTGCCGTGCACGATCAGGACGGCCTGATTGTGGGTGGGCGTGGGCTCGGTGCGGACCGCGAGTGCTTCCTGGGTCAGCGTCACGTCAGGTCCCTCCTCTCTGTCGCCGGAGCGGTGGTCCGGTTCGTGGCTTCCCGATGGCGCGCGTCGTTGCGGCGGGCACGGTAGCACTTGAAGATCTTCCGCCGGGATTCTCCCGTAACCGGGGCGGCGGAGGTAGGCCGGGGCGGCGCGGGCCCGGTCACAGGGAGCCGGCGAGCCGTTCGTCACGCAGGCGGGCGCCGGGTGGCAACTCCCCGGAGCCGCGCCGGATCAGCGTGGTGGGGATCCAGTGCTCGGCCGGCGGCGCGGTGTCGCCGTCGAGGCGGCGGAACAGGGCCTGCGCGGCGGTGCGGCCCATCAGCGCCGGGTCCTGGGCGATCACGGTGACCGCCGGGTCGAGCAGGTCGGCGAGGGGGAAGTCGTCGAAGCCGACCAGCGCGACGGCGCGGTGCAGGCCGAGCCGGCGCAGCGCCCGGGCGGCACCCGTGGTGATCAGGTTCTGGCTGGTGAACAGCGCTGTCGGCGGGTCCGGCCGGTGCAGCAGCTCCATCACCGCGCTCTCCGCGGCGGCGGCGGTGTGCAGCTCGGTGACGATCAGCCGGGAGTCGGCCTGGAGACCGGCCTCGCGCACCGCGGTGAGGTATCCCTCCTGCCGGAACCGGGCGGTGGAGATCCGGGTGTAGTCGGTGAGGCAGCCGATCCGGCGGTGCCCGTGGGCGATCAGGTGCCGGGTGGCCTCGGCCGCGCCGATCACGTTGGTGGCCAGCACGGTGTCCGCCGGGATCCCGTGGCCGGGCCGGTCCACGAAGACGATCGGGGTGTCGGTGTGCACCTCGGTGATCAGGTAGCTCTGGTCGGAGCTGACCGGGGCGATGATCAGCCCGTCGGCCCGGCGCATGGCGAAGGCGCGGGCCAGCTCGCGCTCCCGGCGCGGGTCCTCGTCGAGGCTGCCGGTGAGGACCTGGACGGCGCGGGCGCGTGCCTCGTCCTCGACGGCCCGGTGCAGGGCCGCGGAGAACGGGTTGCCGACGTCCTCGAGGAGCAGGGCGATGGTCCCGGACCGTCGGTCGCCGCGCCGCAGCGTGCTGGCCCCGATGTCCGGCCGGTAGCCGAGCGTCTCGATGGCGCTGCGGACCTGGGCGATCAGCACCGGGGACACGTTCGGCTCGTTGTTCACCACCCGGGAGACCGTCTTGAGGCTGACCCGGGCGATGCGGGCGACGTCGTTCATGGTGGGCCGGCCGGTGCGGCGGCCGCCGGAGGCTGGCACCCCGCCAGCTTAAAGACCGCGTCGCGGCGAGACAACGATGTCATCTCGATCGGTGGGCCCGATGACCAGCGCATATCGCTCACCGGGGCAGTAATTCGTCAAGCCAATACAAGTAATAAACCTTAGTGATACATGGTGTTGACAAGGCAATTCGCGTCGCGTTCACTCCGTGACAACGTTGTCTCCGCAGACGCGTTCCGGATAGCCCACCCCCCGGCACATCCCCAGGCATCGTGCGCTCCCGCCGATGCCTCGCTGCCTTGTTCCCCAGGAGTCACCCAGAGATGCCGGAGGCCCCCCACTCCGACCGCCGACCGCTGCTCGCGCTCACCGCCGCCACCGTGATCGCGGTGCTCGGCT
This window of the Actinoplanes oblitus genome carries:
- a CDS encoding alpha/beta fold hydrolase; the protein is MSGTAANPGNGQYADVNGIKLYYETHGAGRPLVLLHGGLGSGEMFGPVLPALAERHRVILVDLQGHGRTADIDRPIDVRLMADDIAALIGHLGLDRPDVVGYSLGGGVALQVAIRHPERVRRLVPISAAIARRAMYPDILAQQEQMGAAAAAFLEDTPMYALYQRVAPRPEDFPRLLDKIGAAMAADFDLTEQVRGLRMPTLVVAADADMAPPSHFVEVFGLLDGGRRDGGWGGEGRPKGGHALALLPGLTHYDICVSPLLATVVLDFLAKD
- a CDS encoding alpha/beta hydrolase, yielding MTAQFNEPQRYAPPTPVAEGDRVGWRDVVVAEVPGFRPLTLDLFRPVAVERPSPLIIWIHGGAWLFGSNKSDGPRLAPGDITTRILAAGFAVARVTYRFSREACFPAQLHDVKAAVRWLREYAGDLGLDPARFGVWGESAGGHLASLVALTGDDPDPALAGRNGILGVSDAVQSAVLWYAPGNLLSMAAQSHPEGVQDHDAPDAPESLLVGGPVQTLPNESAAASPVTYVSGDTPPILLMHGADDRVVPAAQSEELYDRLAALSAPVTLRIIPGADHCFTGADLAPLIGESLEHFAKTLS
- a CDS encoding sulfotransferase, with translation MSVDTTTRLVKVMYIAGWGRSGTTIVDNILNSYDGVFSTGELFYLWSRGLLEGRKCGCGVTLPRCALWGDILDVAFGADRPDPRRVAQLQRQAIRVRHTPALTGPVAGPEAEEYRQVTHRLYGAIAEVTGARLIIDSSKIPSAAALLPGMSGVRPYLLHMIRDPRAVTHSWMRTVPQVDRRKPAMMHREAPAASTMHWLIRNALAERLAGAYDGRYRLLRYEDFVAEPRATIEGLLDFAGVDAGGGPFLDDATVRLAVNHTIAGNPGRFRTGEVALRVDDRWRREQTAGPRLTATALALPLLHRYGYRARTSRPNRPARGGSPTVPEFSKLS
- a CDS encoding SGNH/GDSL hydrolase family protein, coding for MRYVAIGDSFTEGMGDTQPDGSERGWADLVAAGLAAGLGEPIQYANLAIRGRLLHPIVTEQLDAALALDPKPTLLSLNGGGNDMMRPGGDLKTLVEMTERAIRRCLDEGVRVLLLSGADPSGRLPLGGSMRRKGEALTAAVAPFAKRYELTFVDVFHDREIQRAGYWSADRLHLNANGHRRVASLVLSALGHPTPAHVIDPGPAGRGGLLAEARYYREHVLPWVQRRLRGQSSGDNRTGKYTDWISVPVTQPAGG
- the purU gene encoding formyltetrahydrofolate deformylase translates to MTLTQEALAVRTEPTPTHNQAVLIVHGKDRTGIVAAISAVLGKHDANIVSLDQYSDNPHGGAFFQRTVFALDHLKARLPQVELDLRAKLAEGFELEYTLRDLSQPKRVAIFASKDDHCLLDLLWRHRRGELPVNVAMVISNHPDTADEVRFFGVPFFHVPSAGPDKSAAEAQHLRLLQGNVDFIVLARYMQILSGDFIERVGVPIINIHHSFLPSFIGAGPYAKAKQRGVKLVGATAHYVTEDLDEGPIIEQDVIRVSHADTVRDLQRRGADVERAVLSRAVRWHSEDRVIRHENHTIVFA
- a CDS encoding LacI family DNA-binding transcriptional regulator produces the protein MPASGGRRTGRPTMNDVARIARVSLKTVSRVVNNEPNVSPVLIAQVRSAIETLGYRPDIGASTLRRGDRRSGTIALLLEDVGNPFSAALHRAVEDEARARAVQVLTGSLDEDPRRERELARAFAMRRADGLIIAPVSSDQSYLITEVHTDTPIVFVDRPGHGIPADTVLATNVIGAAEATRHLIAHGHRRIGCLTDYTRISTARFRQEGYLTAVREAGLQADSRLIVTELHTAAAAESAVMELLHRPDPPTALFTSQNLITTGAARALRRLGLHRAVALVGFDDFPLADLLDPAVTVIAQDPALMGRTAAQALFRRLDGDTAPPAEHWIPTTLIRRGSGELPPGARLRDERLAGSL